The following nucleotide sequence is from Scylla paramamosain isolate STU-SP2022 unplaced genomic scaffold, ASM3559412v1 Contig72, whole genome shotgun sequence.
aaagaggaggaagagaggagaggtccCTTCAGCAAATCCCCTTAGGAACCTCAGGATTTCCCTTACCTGTGGATATTGACCCCATTCCTTCAGGTAAGTGagtaatgggtggtgatggtggtgtaaatTATCAGAGAGCTATCATAAATACTATCACTGAGTTTATGTAATGTTGCTTCACTAGTCTTATTAATGGTGACACTTCACACAGGCCCCAGAGAACAGATCAACCAAGTGACATCCTTCATTGATGGGTCGGTGATCTACGGgtccagcaaggaggagagtgacgagCTGCGTGCCTTCTCTGGCGGCCTCCTCAAGGTGCAGCGCGGCCCGGCAAACACCCAGATCCTCATGGCCGACACCAACCagattgactgcaagacctcaggaagattcaagtatgtgtttgtgtgatagatgagtgcattagttagtgaaagggttattcaGAGCCTTAGACTGATGTATTTTGAGGTGAACATGACACAAAAACAGCAGAAATTTCCCATAATTAACAACAGAAAGCCaagcaaacaataaaacaacagagaaaatgataaaaacaccaCAGTTTTGTCTACCACGCCTCACCACTGACAGTCTCTCCACCACCAGAGCCAGGTCACGCAAGACTCGGGCAGCAGACGGCCAGCTCAAAGACATCGAGTCAGGTTCCCCAAACAACGTACTGGATTTGATGGAGGTTCTGCCTAACACTGACGTCAGCGATATCACGGAAATTCCTAGCGTGTTTGAGCGTGACGACCAGACACTGCCCTGCGACCACACTTTGCGTTTCCGCACAGCTACAGGGTGGTGCAATAATCTTAACTTCCCGTCCTTCGGCAAGTCGTTCAGGGCAAAAAGTCGACTCCTACGTCCTTCTTATGAAAAcggtgagtgtctgtctgtctgtatgtctgtgtatgtgtgtatatatatgtgtgtgtgcatgtgtgtgtgttggtatttgGGATAGGTCAAgaaattaagtgtttaagtTTGATGAAATAAGGGATAAAGTCAAGAGTAGATCAGATagatgtctatgtgtctgtattAGTGTTAGGGATAGAACATAAATAATGTGTTCAGGCTTTATAAAGTTAAGAATCAGAGAGAAGTCATTTCAGTCAGCTAGAGGTCCCAAAGTGATATAGAGAGCATGACAAggatgacataagcaaaattctcagggtcagtaatcaggacaggacaagaaataaagaactgaagcttgataaagttaggaaagagtataaataaatatgtttgtaaatgagtctgtggtgccttgtctgtgctGGCCTGTGTGGGAATGCTAGCCTTGTatgtagacagagagacagacagatagatatattactattattattgtgtgtgtgagtgtgtggtgccttgtctgggctggCTTCTGTGGGATTGCTAGCCTTgtatgtagatagacagacagacagatagatatattactgttattattgtgtgtgtgagtgtgtggtgccttgtctgtgctTTGTATAGGACTGCCAGTgtcacagatagatatataaacttAATTCTCACTGAAGTACCCCCATACTTTATCTTCTATAGGACTGCTaacctgacagatagatagattaacaaaCCAATTTCCTTACAGTACAATCAAGTACCCCCAAACCTTGCCTTCTGTGGGACTGCCAgcctgacagatagataaacaaatgaatttcTTTACAATACACTCAAATACCCCTAAACCTTCTCTTGTCATCCCCAGGTCTGTCTAAACCTCGCGTCACTTCAGTCACCGGcaagcctctcccttcccctcggcTCATTTCCACCAACATGCACAACGACGTGTCTGCACCGCATGTCCGCTATACCCTAATGGTCATGCAGTGGGGCCAGTTTATTGACCATGATATTATTTTCACCCCCATCAAcaaaggtaggtgtgtgtgtgtgtgtgtgtgtgtgtgtgtgtgtgtgtgtgtgtgtgtgtgtgtgtgtgtgtgtgtgtgtgtgtgtgtgtttacatagttGTAGCTTCCAAGGTCTGATAAACTATTGATTTGTTGTCTCCTGATCTTTATATgtctagttttctttaatttctgcatacttgtcactaaaactatatattttcttagtctgttcctaacctaatctatctttgttgtttatcattatctgtttttttccattagttatcaaatctcctgtttctctttctcattctagtGTTAACAGGTATATGTTTTCTAATATTAACTTAACTGTGTatgtgttgataaaaaaaaaagtacttattctctctttacttcatgTCTGTAAATACACTGACTCCTGGCCCAGCATctcttcacctcacccactaaacacattcacttctctctcttccaggtttCCAAGACTCGATTCTGGATTGCCGCAGATGTGACTCTCCCCAGACAGTCCACCCTGAGTGTTTCCCCATAGCCATTCCTCAGAAcgatccatttttccctcctgtcaaTATATCATCTGGCCAGCCATTCTGCATCCCCCTGACCCGCTCCATGCCAGGCCAGCTGactctaggtgtgtgtgtgtgtgtgtgtgtgtgtgtgtgtgtgtgtgtgtgtgtgtgtgtgtgtgtgtgtgtgtgagagagagagagagaggatatgaaggtatgctgtgtgtgtctattttctcttgtgggatgtgacagagagagagagacagatagagagagtgagatagtTTGTCTTTGCTTCTCCATGTAGGTGtgagggagacaaagagagacacaTAGAGTGTGAGataatgtgtctgtgtgtttgtctgtgtgtttagtCTCTATCATCTAAACTTAACACAGCAAGgccaataaaatgataaaagaagaaaatcaacacTACCAATAACACTTTCATCACCTAaacatattattactattgcttaaACATAATTCCTTCAACCAGGCTCCCAAGAGTGAAAGAATTAccattgctattatcattatcaccatcgtaACACAAGTAATTTGTTGACCAGGCTACCGGGAGCAAATGAACCAAGTGACTGCCTTCATCGACGCCTCTCACACCTATGGCTCGGACAAGTGTGAGCAGCAGCAACTGAGGACCAAGTCAGTAAGTGTGCAGCACCGGGGAAAACCAGCATGAGGCTTCTATATCTGTCATCCACATCTATATACTAGTCTGATCTTGTTTTAAAATCTCCCTATTGACTGGGTGCTAACAAcctgaaaagtagtagtagtagtagtagcatctcACAGTGCTAGGCTGGCCACtgacacccatacacacacacacacacacacacacacacacacacacacctattggttctgaaaagagggagaaagagagatgcagaataatgtactactactgctactgcactACCCCTGCAGGACGGCATGCTACGAGGCACACCCAACCCCCTGCGAGGCAAAGACCTGCTGCCCACTGAGAATGAGAACCACGAGTGTCAGGCTCCCTCTGGCCGGTGCTTCACTGGAGGTTAGTGTTTGGCtgaggttagcttaggtaaggttaggtaaggttactgTTTGCATTGCTTACTAGATGATGTCACTGTCTACATATGactgagtgtgagagagagagagagagagagagagagagagagagagagagagagagagagagagagagagagagagagagagagagagagagagagagagagagagagagagagagagagagtctttaaaGAGTCATTTATGTGTATGTGATTGACTGAatgggtgaatgagagagaggaagagaaacagagacctTTCAAAGagtatgttttttgtttgtctgtgtgtgtgtgtgtgtgtgtgtgtgtgtgtgtgtgtgtgtgtgtgtgtgtgtgtgtgtgtgtgtgtgtgtgtgtgtgtgtatttacctagttgtatttacctagttgtataatacagggtccgagccaaagctcaattagtcctgtctccatacccgaatttgtccaatttctctttaaacatgtgcacactctttgccgcaactacctcttcttttaagttattccatatttcaaccattcgatgcggaaagctgtatttcttaatatctcccaaacaatgactcttctttaatttcttcatatgtccccagtacgtctatctccttcctccacttttacaactaggtcatctctgtctatcttctccatgccatttactaattttgaacattgttatcaggtctcctctctttcccttctttcttgcagtgtgtgtgtgtgtgtgtgtgtgtgtgtgtgtgtgtgtgtgtgtgtgtgtgtgtgtgtgtgtgtgtgtgtgtgtatgactgagtgaataagaggaaaacagagagaaagccTGAAAACATCCACTTGTCTGTTTCCTCCCACCCACAGGAGACACCCGGGCCTCAGAGCAGCCTGGCTTGGCTGCGCTACA
It contains:
- the LOC135098655 gene encoding peroxidasin-like yields the protein MPKHSAAACHTQVCMTACVVTWWCLWLTVAGMEVWGGGEDGERGGREERSLQQIPLGTSGFPLPVDIDPIPSGPREQINQVTSFIDGSVIYGSSKEESDELRAFSGGLLKVQRGPANTQILMADTNQIDCKTSGRFKARSRKTRAADGQLKDIESGSPNNVLDLMEVLPNTDVSDITEIPSVFERDDQTLPCDHTLRFRTATGWCNNLNFPSFGKSFRAKSRLLRPSYENGLSKPRVTSVTGKPLPSPRLISTNMHNDVSAPHVRYTLMVMQWGQFIDHDIIFTPINKGFQDSILDCRRCDSPQTVHPECFPIAIPQNDPFFPPVNISSGQPFCIPLTRSMPGQLTLGYREQMNQVTAFIDASHTYGSDKCEQQQLRTKSDGMLRGTPNPLRGKDLLPTENENHECQAPSGRCFTGGDTRASEQPGLAALHTLMMREHNRVAGELKRLNKHWNDEQLFQNARRIVTAINQHVTYNEWLPRVLGWNAVNLYELNLLPEGYSEDYDAYCNPTVLNEFGIAFRFGHSLLKPSLERMDGIFAKRNPPVKLSEHFFNPDLLYQPGMLDEIIRGLTTVSMETLDQFLTDEVTNHLFEDKRQPFSGLDLAALNIQRGRDHGLQPYNEYRALCNLTRARSFDDLHREIARPVIERMKRTYAHVDDIDLFTGGLIETPLHGGLVGPTFGCILGIQFRNLRCCDRFWYENADPLVRFTDPQLTEIRKVGLPWWWWWWW